A genomic stretch from Bacillus marinisedimentorum includes:
- a CDS encoding manganese catalase family protein has product MFKRIDRMQIELTIPAHGDANAAAAVQELLGGRFGEMSTLNNYMYQSFAFRNKKKLKPFYDLVASITAEEFGHVELVNNTINLLTRGITFPGDPDTTPLRGGLDKRNTYQFIATAQTALPGDSMGKSWTGDYVFNSGNLVLDLMHNFFLELGARTHKMRVYEMTDHPTAREMIGYLLVRGGTHALAYAKAIEIVTGVDVKKMLPVPNLDNSQFDYARKYEEQGLNNILYTWSDSDYKDIKQIWKGTNPETGEQLKVIEGTPKGAPIPDLDDLPEQFAPGIDRDDYQRIYKKLMENL; this is encoded by the coding sequence ATGTTCAAACGAATTGACCGTATGCAAATTGAGCTCACGATACCTGCTCATGGAGATGCTAATGCTGCGGCTGCAGTCCAGGAATTGCTCGGGGGACGTTTTGGTGAAATGTCTACACTCAATAATTACATGTATCAATCCTTTGCATTCAGAAATAAAAAGAAGCTCAAACCATTCTATGACCTTGTGGCCAGTATAACTGCAGAGGAATTTGGCCATGTAGAGCTAGTGAATAACACGATCAACTTATTGACAAGGGGAATCACTTTCCCCGGAGATCCTGACACTACACCGCTAAGAGGCGGACTGGACAAACGGAATACGTACCAGTTCATCGCCACAGCTCAGACAGCACTGCCGGGGGACTCAATGGGTAAATCCTGGACAGGTGATTATGTCTTTAACAGTGGAAACCTGGTGCTCGACCTCATGCATAACTTTTTCTTGGAGCTGGGAGCCCGCACCCATAAAATGCGGGTTTACGAAATGACTGATCACCCTACAGCTCGTGAAATGATTGGTTACCTTCTTGTTCGGGGCGGGACCCATGCACTTGCTTATGCCAAAGCAATCGAGATAGTAACCGGTGTTGATGTGAAGAAAATGTTGCCAGTGCCCAACTTGGATAATTCTCAATTTGATTATGCCCGCAAATATGAAGAACAAGGATTAAATAACATTTTATATACTTGGAGTGATAGTGATTATAAGGATATTAAGCAGATTTGGAAGGGCACCAACCCGGAGACCGGCGAACAATTAAAAGTAATCGAAGGGACACCAAAAGGAGCACCGATCCCTGACCTGGATGATCTTCCTGAGCAGTTCGCTCCCGGGATCGACAGGGATGACTACCAACGCATCTACAAAAAGTTGATGGAAAACCTATAA
- a CDS encoding YuzF family protein, with amino-acid sequence MSNIDKLREVTGTIKSVLLSTYKLQEIKMKFCAYNPFRAKEVVEHMHEQQSSMLSWIDPYVYQTLLSIQGKRIVVETTRGSLRGRLQTVMPDHIVIEVNQVPFFVRTQQIVWVSPSQG; translated from the coding sequence ATGTCGAATATCGACAAACTTCGAGAAGTGACAGGCACTATTAAATCAGTTTTACTATCCACATATAAGTTACAGGAAATAAAAATGAAATTCTGTGCATATAATCCCTTTAGAGCCAAGGAGGTGGTTGAGCATATGCACGAACAGCAATCATCGATGCTTTCCTGGATCGATCCCTATGTCTACCAGACATTATTGTCCATTCAGGGTAAAAGGATCGTTGTAGAAACAACCCGAGGGTCTTTAAGGGGAAGGCTTCAGACAGTAATGCCTGATCATATTGTTATCGAAGTCAATCAAGTTCCTTTTTTCGTCAGAACTCAACAAATAGTATGGGTCTCACCTTCCCAGGGGTAA
- a CDS encoding zinc-binding dehydrogenase: MRAVQVTGYGDVDKLRVVEIPRPEPKANEVLVKVKACAINNTEIWMREGAYGTDSKSGWRPEGVQFPRIPGSDIAGEIVEVGGQADESLAGKSVVLFPFTSTGEEGTEHISEDMSFIGSEYDGGYAEYVVWPADLCFEMPLSTYLESAVFSVSGLTAWHMVKQIQVKPGETVMVTGANGGVGSLNVQIASKVFGAKVIAIIGDLEGEERMKELGAAHVLSYRSDNLQKEILKVNGGPIDSVLDVVGDALFSAALQVLKKGGKFCISGSAGGQKTNLDFRTLYLKHITMYGSVLGTREEFKEMLQAVSEGKIKPVIDKTFPLEKVKEAQVYFKHKGKVGKIVLLP; encoded by the coding sequence ATGAGGGCTGTACAAGTCACAGGGTATGGGGACGTAGACAAGTTAAGAGTAGTCGAAATTCCCAGGCCGGAGCCGAAAGCAAATGAAGTTCTTGTGAAAGTGAAGGCATGTGCCATTAATAATACGGAAATCTGGATGAGAGAAGGGGCTTATGGCACCGATTCCAAGTCCGGCTGGCGGCCAGAAGGGGTTCAGTTCCCGCGTATACCCGGATCAGATATAGCTGGAGAAATTGTTGAAGTTGGCGGCCAAGCAGATGAATCCCTGGCAGGAAAGAGTGTCGTTTTGTTCCCTTTCACTTCCACTGGAGAAGAGGGGACTGAACATATCTCTGAAGACATGTCTTTTATAGGGTCGGAATATGACGGGGGTTATGCTGAATATGTGGTGTGGCCTGCTGACCTTTGTTTTGAGATGCCCCTTTCCACTTATTTGGAAAGTGCCGTTTTTTCAGTAAGCGGGTTGACGGCATGGCATATGGTCAAACAAATTCAAGTGAAACCTGGCGAGACAGTTATGGTCACAGGGGCAAACGGCGGAGTTGGATCATTGAATGTGCAAATTGCCTCTAAAGTGTTTGGAGCTAAGGTTATTGCCATAATTGGCGATTTAGAAGGTGAAGAAAGAATGAAGGAATTAGGGGCAGCGCACGTATTATCCTACAGATCCGATAATTTACAAAAAGAAATTTTAAAAGTGAATGGCGGCCCGATCGACTCGGTTTTGGATGTGGTGGGAGATGCTTTGTTTTCCGCAGCTCTTCAGGTTCTGAAAAAAGGGGGAAAGTTCTGTATTTCCGGATCTGCCGGCGGTCAAAAGACAAATCTTGATTTTAGAACGCTGTATTTAAAACATATTACAATGTATGGATCCGTGTTAGGGACGAGAGAAGAATTTAAAGAAATGCTTCAAGCGGTCTCCGAAGGCAAAATCAAGCCGGTCATTGATAAGACCTTTCCTTTGGAAAAAGTGAAAGAAGCCCAAGTTTATTTTAAACATAAAGGGAAGGTAGGGAAGATCGTATTACTCCCTTAA
- a CDS encoding PTS ascorbate transporter subunit IIC: protein MVDIIMKDILGSPAILVGLFALFGLLIQKKNIADVTSGTLKTVMGFVILGAGANVLVQSLGQFSSMFNKAFSVDGVIPNNEAIVALAQESFGAETAMVMLFGMVVNILLARFTPFKYIFLTGHHTMFMAAMISVILVTGGITGVPMVIIGSIILGSLMVLSPAMLQPFTRKITGSDDFAVGHFGSVGYLVSALVGKAVGKNSKSTEELKVPKSLGFLRDTSVSVSLTMVLLFFVVAFFAGPQYIETELSGGQNFLVFSFMQGLTFAVGVYIILAGVRMLLGEIVPAFKGIADRIVPNAKPALDCPAVFPFAGNAVIIGFLSSFVAGLVSMLFLPLFGLKVIVPGLVPHFFTGAAAGVFGNATGGRKGAVFGSMANGVIISFLPALLLPVLGSLGFEGTTFGDADFGAVGIVLGNLIRLIESNTLAITAILGVLGVMFLLGWKRHTKGNKDKAPAA, encoded by the coding sequence GTGGTTGATATCATAATGAAGGACATTTTAGGTTCACCTGCCATTCTTGTGGGATTGTTTGCATTGTTCGGCCTTCTCATCCAAAAGAAGAATATCGCAGATGTCACTTCGGGTACGTTGAAAACCGTGATGGGATTCGTCATTCTCGGAGCAGGTGCGAATGTACTTGTCCAATCTTTGGGCCAATTCAGCAGTATGTTCAACAAAGCATTTTCTGTTGATGGCGTTATTCCGAACAACGAGGCAATTGTAGCCCTTGCCCAGGAAAGCTTTGGCGCGGAAACAGCAATGGTCATGCTGTTCGGAATGGTTGTGAATATTTTACTTGCCCGTTTCACACCATTCAAATATATCTTTTTAACAGGCCATCACACGATGTTCATGGCAGCGATGATTTCGGTAATCCTGGTTACGGGCGGCATTACGGGGGTTCCGATGGTGATCATCGGTTCCATTATCCTTGGCTCATTGATGGTGCTTTCACCGGCGATGCTGCAGCCGTTCACAAGAAAGATAACAGGATCTGATGATTTTGCAGTCGGGCACTTCGGGTCAGTTGGGTACCTGGTGTCGGCGCTTGTTGGAAAAGCTGTCGGGAAAAATTCCAAATCAACAGAAGAGCTGAAAGTTCCAAAGTCTTTAGGTTTTCTACGGGACACGTCGGTTTCTGTCTCACTCACAATGGTCCTGTTATTCTTTGTCGTAGCTTTCTTTGCAGGGCCTCAATATATTGAAACGGAACTGAGCGGCGGCCAAAACTTCCTTGTCTTTTCCTTTATGCAAGGCCTTACCTTCGCCGTAGGGGTTTACATCATTCTTGCCGGTGTACGGATGCTCCTGGGGGAAATTGTTCCGGCATTTAAAGGGATTGCGGACCGGATTGTGCCAAATGCCAAACCGGCCCTTGATTGCCCGGCTGTGTTTCCGTTCGCGGGAAATGCAGTGATTATCGGCTTCTTGAGCAGCTTTGTTGCAGGCCTGGTCAGCATGCTTTTCTTGCCGCTGTTCGGCTTGAAAGTGATTGTCCCGGGGCTCGTTCCTCACTTCTTCACAGGCGCAGCGGCGGGCGTATTCGGCAATGCGACCGGTGGACGAAAAGGGGCCGTCTTTGGCTCCATGGCCAATGGAGTCATCATCAGTTTTCTTCCAGCCCTGCTGCTCCCGGTTCTCGGGTCTCTCGGATTTGAAGGCACAACATTTGGAGATGCAGATTTCGGTGCAGTCGGAATTGTGCTTGGAAACTTGATTAGACTGATCGAATCGAACACGCTAGCCATTACTGCGATTTTAGGCGTGCTCGGTGTCATGTTCCTTCTTGGCTGGAAACGCCATACGAAGGGAAATAAAGATAAAGCTCCGGCTGCTTAA
- a CDS encoding PTS sugar transporter subunit IIB → MKKIIVVCGNGLGSSMIVEMNAKALLKEMGREAEVTHTDLSTAKTEQADIFIGSEDIVDKLAEVHPNVVKLKNLMDKNELREALEANV, encoded by the coding sequence AATTATAGTCGTGTGCGGAAATGGACTGGGAAGCAGTATGATCGTCGAAATGAATGCGAAAGCACTTTTGAAGGAGATGGGAAGGGAAGCGGAAGTCACCCATACCGACCTTTCCACTGCAAAGACGGAACAGGCTGATATTTTCATCGGATCGGAAGACATTGTCGATAAACTGGCGGAAGTCCATCCGAATGTAGTGAAACTCAAAAACCTGATGGACAAGAATGAATTGCGTGAAGCGTTGGAGGCGAACGTTTAA